Proteins from a single region of Candidatus Polarisedimenticolia bacterium:
- a CDS encoding cysteine desulfurase family protein, producing the protein MMRAYLDYNANAPIRREASRSIAATLDDRLGNPSSAHRWGHRAKVVLEQARRQVAALLSALPEEIVFTSGATEANNLALYGAAHAQDSPRHLIVSRIEHSSVLEPAADLERRGWKVSRILPDEEGWVDPERVLEALTAETILVSLMHSNHEVGTLQSVSDLAPELRRRGILLHCDAAQSAGKVALSAQRVGADLISLSSGKLGGACGSGCLWVRGDVPLAPLLRGGSQEGNRRAGTQPLALIAGFGAAAEAAAGELEEAASRLQALRDHLEMSLVQRFPSARLHGARRPRLPGTTNFSLKEARGEDLVLALDLEGIAVSAGSACDAGTMQASHVLQAMGIPSSQAASAVRVSLGHGSRPEEIDALMEALARILDRVAGRAGARDVTRATAVP; encoded by the coding sequence ATGATGCGCGCCTACCTCGACTACAACGCCAACGCCCCGATCCGTCGCGAGGCGTCTCGCAGCATCGCCGCAACGCTCGACGACCGGCTCGGCAACCCTTCCAGCGCGCACCGCTGGGGACACCGGGCCAAGGTCGTCCTCGAGCAGGCCAGGCGGCAGGTGGCGGCGCTCCTGTCGGCGCTTCCCGAGGAGATTGTGTTTACGAGCGGGGCGACCGAGGCGAACAACCTGGCTCTGTATGGCGCGGCCCACGCCCAGGATTCGCCCCGTCATCTGATCGTGTCGCGGATCGAGCACTCCTCGGTGCTCGAGCCGGCGGCCGATCTTGAGCGTCGCGGCTGGAAGGTGAGCCGCATCCTCCCGGATGAAGAGGGGTGGGTCGATCCCGAGCGGGTGCTGGAGGCTCTCACAGCGGAGACCATCCTGGTGTCCCTCATGCACTCCAACCACGAGGTCGGTACGCTGCAGAGCGTCTCCGATCTGGCCCCGGAGCTGCGCCGGCGGGGGATTCTGCTGCATTGCGACGCCGCGCAGAGCGCCGGCAAAGTGGCGCTGTCGGCGCAGCGTGTGGGCGCGGATCTGATCTCGCTGTCGTCGGGAAAGCTTGGCGGGGCCTGTGGGTCGGGCTGCCTGTGGGTGCGCGGGGATGTGCCGCTGGCTCCACTGCTGCGGGGCGGCAGCCAGGAAGGGAACCGCCGGGCCGGCACCCAGCCGCTCGCCTTGATTGCCGGCTTCGGCGCGGCGGCCGAAGCCGCCGCCGGAGAGCTCGAGGAAGCAGCGTCCCGGCTCCAGGCGCTGCGCGATCATCTGGAGATGAGTCTCGTGCAGCGCTTTCCGTCGGCGCGACTGCACGGCGCGCGCCGTCCGCGGCTGCCCGGCACGACCAACTTCTCACTGAAGGAAGCACGCGGCGAGGACCTGGTGCTGGCGCTCGATCTCGAGGGGATCGCCGTCTCGGCGGGCTCGGCGTGCGACGCCGGCACCATGCAGGCGTCTCACGTCCTCCAGGCGATGGGGATCCCCTCCTCCCAGGCGGCTTCCGCGGTGCGCGTCAGTCTCGGGCATGGCAGCCGCCCCGAAGAGATCGACGCCCTGATGGAAGCACTGGCGCGCATCCTCGATCGGGTGGCAGGGCGGGCGGGCGCGCGCGACGTCACCCGGGCCACGGCCGTTCCATGA
- the mnmA gene encoding tRNA 2-thiouridine(34) synthase MnmA produces MAQADSSARIAMAMSGGVDSSVAALLLRRQGAALVGISLHLTDVSGGGRCCSPRDFLDARMVAEKLDFPYYVLNMEREFRAAVIEDFIREYRSGRTPVPCAHCNTQVKFGDLLKRAELLGCDRVATGHYARLSWDGAAGRTRLWRARDREKDQSYFLFGLDDRQRDCALFPLGDLSKGAVRALAREAGLPVADKPESMDLCFLPHGGHGELVARETGLDEEAAAGDFLDRDGKILGRHRGVHHYTVGQRRGLGISGSGPYYVVEIRASDNSVVLGTEQEQLSRECHVPRPNWIGVLPPGASLEALVQIRHRHPGGAATLHPDPGGGVRVRFRDPQRAIAPGQAAVFYRDDEVLGGGFIAAAH; encoded by the coding sequence ATGGCGCAAGCAGACAGCTCGGCGCGCATCGCCATGGCCATGAGCGGCGGCGTCGACAGCTCGGTGGCGGCGCTCCTGCTGCGCCGGCAGGGCGCTGCCCTGGTGGGAATCTCGCTTCATCTCACGGACGTCTCGGGCGGCGGGCGGTGCTGCTCGCCGCGCGATTTCCTCGACGCCCGGATGGTCGCCGAAAAGCTCGACTTTCCTTATTACGTGCTCAACATGGAGCGCGAGTTTCGCGCGGCGGTCATCGAGGACTTCATCCGTGAGTACCGCTCGGGACGCACCCCCGTGCCTTGCGCCCACTGCAACACTCAGGTGAAGTTCGGTGACCTCTTGAAGCGCGCCGAGCTGCTGGGGTGCGACCGTGTAGCCACCGGGCACTATGCTCGTCTGAGCTGGGACGGCGCCGCGGGGCGCACGCGCCTGTGGCGTGCCCGCGACCGGGAGAAGGACCAGTCCTATTTCCTGTTCGGCCTCGACGATCGCCAGCGCGATTGCGCCCTGTTTCCGCTGGGGGATCTTTCCAAGGGAGCGGTGCGTGCCCTGGCCCGGGAGGCCGGCCTGCCGGTCGCAGACAAGCCGGAAAGCATGGATCTCTGCTTCCTTCCCCACGGAGGGCATGGAGAGCTCGTGGCGCGTGAAACCGGACTCGACGAGGAGGCTGCGGCAGGAGATTTCCTCGATCGCGACGGCAAGATCCTGGGGCGCCATCGCGGCGTCCACCACTACACCGTGGGGCAGAGGCGTGGTCTGGGAATCAGCGGCTCCGGGCCGTATTACGTCGTCGAGATCCGGGCCTCGGACAATTCCGTGGTGCTCGGGACGGAGCAGGAGCAGCTGAGCCGCGAGTGCCACGTCCCGCGGCCCAACTGGATCGGTGTACTGCCGCCCGGCGCTTCCCTCGAAGCCCTGGTGCAGATCCGGCATCGCCATCCCGGGGGCGCGGCGACGCTCCATCCCGATCCGGGCGGGGGAGTCAGAGTCCGCTTCCGCGATCCGCAGCGCGCCATAGCACCCGGACAGGCGGCCGTCTTCTACCGCGACGACGAAGTTCTGGGCGGAGGCTTCATCGCCGCCGCGCATTGA